One genomic segment of Hordeum vulgare subsp. vulgare chromosome 2H, MorexV3_pseudomolecules_assembly, whole genome shotgun sequence includes these proteins:
- the LOC123425103 gene encoding serine/threonine-protein kinase haspin homolog, giving the protein MAVAAREGARGGGGGDAWAEILASGAAWPRIGAVYERRRAQEASRQRVADARGGLPAAGENRPSFAPIKRTSWKRALSIRGRESIFFAPGTNLQPQQKPCRALQRPPKPCNRVKKHLGGPPDLSKEKAYFEEIDAFELMEESPSPKNFGTWAGGMEQSTTLHDLSAILERWKIFKLARCAASNPLFDIKETPLIPSVISNCSTENYSEKGYRTPEKDRGSGMHPTRTILSSYTNDSTKNIASETSIVTSFSELNIEETPRTSIPSSSGEALTAFAQLLTVCRQSAPITLAEVFSAYCKLGSIVKLGEGTYGEAYRAGSTVCKVVPFDGDLLVNGETQKKSEEVLEEALLCLTLNNLRADQGDKGKDYSCNGFIETKDFWVCRGAYDPSLISAWEDWDAKHGSENDHPHDFSNDQCYIIFVQADGGRDLEKFALLDYNEARSLLLQVTASLAVAESACEFEHRDLHWGNILLARDEMSNRDHTMSITLQGKRIRARTFGLTISIIDFTLSRINTGNAILFLDLSEDPELFEGKKGDKQAETYRKMKQITKECWEGSFPKTNVVWLIYLVDIVLQKKYEACNSKDERELRSFKKRLSSCSSARDCFADPIFSDLLLEEEDMPSAMPLL; this is encoded by the exons ATGGCCGTGGCCGCACGGGAAG GcgctcgcggcggcggcggcggcgacgcgtGGGCGGAGATCCTGGCCAGCGGCGCCGCCTGGCCTCGCATCGGCGCGGTGTACGAGCGCCGTCGGGCGCAGGAGGCGTCGAGGCAGAGGGTCGCGGATGC GAGAGGCGGCCTGCCGGCGGCGGGCGAGAACCGGCCGAGCTTCGCGCCCATCAAGCGGACCAGCTGGAAACGGGCGCTCTCCATCAG AGGGCGGGAAAGTATATTTTTTGCTCCCGGGACAAATCTTCAGCCTCAACAGAAACCCTGCAGAGCACTCCAACGACCACCAAAACCGTGTAACAGAGTG AAAAAACATCTTGGAGGGCCACCCGACTTGAGTAAAGAAAAggcttattttgaagaaattgatgctttTGAGCTGATGGAAGAGAGTCCTTCGCCCAAGAACTTTGGCACATGGGCAGGAGGAATGGAGCAGAGTACCACTTTGCATGATCTGTCTGCAATATTGGAGAGATGGAAAATCTTCAAGCTTGCAAGATGTGCAGCATCCAATCCATTGTTTGATATCAAGGAGACCCCACTTATCCCATCAGTCATCAGTAACTGCAGTACGGAAAATTATTCAGAAAAAGGTTATAGGACACCTGAAAAGGACAGAGGGTCAGGGATgcacccaacaaggacaatcctttCATCATACACTAATGATAGTACAAAGAACATTGCAAGCGAAACCAGCATTGTCACGTCCTTTAGTGAGCTTAACATTGAGGAAACCCCCCGCACCAGCATTCCCTCATCAAGTGGTGAAGCTCTGACTGCCTTTGCACAACTTCTCACGGTTTGCAGGCAATCTGCACCAATTACTTTAGCAGAAGTTTTTTCTGCTTACTG CAAGTTAGGCAGCATAGTGAAGCTTGGTGAAGGAACTTATGGCGAGGCCTACAGGGCTGGAAGCACTGTTTGTAAAGTGGTACCCTTCGATGGGGATTTATTGGTCAATGGAGAGACCCAGAAG AAATCCGAAGAAGTACTCGAGGAAGCTTTGCTTTGTCTAACACTTAATAATTTAAGAGCGGACCAAGGAGATAAAGGAAAAGACTATTCATGCAATGGCTTCATTGAAACTAAAGA CTTTTGGGTCTGTCGGGGAGCATATGACCCTTCACTGATTAGTGCTTGGGAAGATTGGGATGCCAAACATGGATCTGAGAATGATCATCCACATGACTTTTCAAATGATCAG TGTTATATTATCTTTGTACAAGCAGACGGTGGAAGAGACCTTGAAAAATTTGCTTTGCTCGACTATAATGAGGCTCGCAGTCTACTGCTACAA GTTACTGCCTCCTTAGCTGTAGCTGAAAGTGCCTGCGAATTTGAACATCGAGATTTGCATTG GGGTAATATTCTTCTGGCTCGTGATGAAATGTCAAACAGGGATCATACAATGAGCATCACTCTTCAAGGGAAGAGGATTCGTGCTAGAACTTTTGGTTTGACCATCTCCATAATTGACTTCACTCTTTCTCGGATCAATACAG GGAATGCCATCCTCTTTCTTGACCTGTCTGAGGACCCTGAATTATTTGAAGGAAAAAAAGGGGACAAGCAG GCAGAAACTTATCGCAAGATGAAACAGATTACCAAGGAATGCTGGGAAGGCAG CTTCCCAAAGACAAATGTTGTCTGGCTAATTTACCTTGTAGATATTGTGCTGCAGAAGAAATATGAG GCTTGCAACTCCAAAGATGAGAGGGAGCTCCGGTCGTTCAAGAAACGGCTTTCCTCATGCAGTTCTGCTAGAGATTGCTTCGCCGATCCCATTTTCAGCGATCTGCTGTTGGAAGAGGAGGATATGCCCTCAGCAATGCCTCTCCTCTAG